The following are encoded together in the Lachnospiraceae bacterium genome:
- a CDS encoding ABC transporter ATP-binding protein: protein MIDNGNSIVNITIMIMIMTLMLLIIYVMEKMAYLFLDDMYYRMRLWYSTAITEKSMDIEYEDQMDTKTKVLHKKAMYATENRNFAQLTINVTQLAASIIGTISYGMSIVLLNPLILILLMISYGITWWLSRWVNRYQHKVKNEKSVNLMKIDYIIKKAMDFSAAKDVRLYRVKKWFTQVGDETIQKEEKIVRSVAKRSFLVALANAVLVLMRDGVAYAVLVYTFLQGNMSVGDLLVYLAVISTFGTWLRGIVEYYSAVDAGTLALADIREYLEYKDEENGVEQKGVSVPDSAPAISLRNVTYRFAEGNEEVLKGISLDVAPGERIAVVGINGAGKTTLTKLISGLFTPTGGEILINGIPQEKFVKKDYFKIFSAIFQDIHFLPLSIGTNITLKEKAEWNEEKLWDCVKKAGLTDKIDSLDKGLDTPLIKNVNENACELSGGQMQKVLLARALYKEAPVLILDEPTAALDPIAENELYLQYWDLTKGRTSFFISHRFASTRFCDRIVLLDDGRITESGTHEELMKLGGKYAQMYEVQSQYFKEKK from the coding sequence ATGATTGATAACGGTAATAGTATTGTTAACATTACAATTATGATCATGATTATGACATTGATGCTGCTTATAATCTATGTAATGGAAAAGATGGCGTATTTGTTTCTGGATGATATGTATTATCGTATGCGGCTTTGGTATTCTACTGCAATAACGGAAAAGAGTATGGATATCGAATATGAAGATCAGATGGATACCAAGACGAAGGTACTGCATAAAAAGGCAATGTATGCTACGGAAAATAGAAATTTCGCTCAGCTTACCATTAATGTGACACAATTGGCTGCGAGCATAATCGGTACAATTTCATACGGCATGAGTATTGTATTGCTGAATCCATTGATTTTGATATTACTGATGATTTCTTATGGGATTACCTGGTGGTTGAGCCGATGGGTGAATCGATATCAGCACAAAGTGAAAAATGAAAAATCGGTAAATTTAATGAAAATTGATTACATCATTAAAAAGGCTATGGATTTTTCAGCGGCAAAAGATGTTCGGCTGTATCGTGTAAAAAAGTGGTTTACTCAGGTAGGCGATGAAACAATCCAGAAGGAGGAGAAGATCGTTCGATCTGTGGCAAAGCGAAGCTTTCTGGTAGCGCTCGCTAATGCGGTGTTGGTGTTGATGAGAGATGGGGTCGCTTATGCAGTATTGGTGTATACTTTCTTACAGGGAAATATGAGTGTAGGGGATCTGCTGGTATATCTGGCGGTGATCAGTACCTTTGGAACCTGGCTGCGCGGAATTGTGGAATATTATTCCGCAGTGGATGCCGGTACGCTGGCTCTGGCGGATATTCGGGAATATTTGGAATATAAGGATGAAGAAAATGGAGTGGAGCAGAAAGGAGTATCTGTTCCGGATTCGGCTCCGGCGATCAGTTTGCGCAATGTCACTTATCGATTTGCAGAAGGCAATGAGGAGGTCTTGAAGGGAATTTCATTGGATGTCGCTCCGGGTGAACGAATTGCCGTCGTGGGTATCAACGGCGCTGGTAAGACAACGTTGACAAAGCTGATAAGTGGGCTGTTTACGCCGACAGGCGGTGAGATTTTGATCAATGGAATCCCGCAGGAGAAGTTTGTGAAAAAGGACTATTTTAAAATCTTTTCTGCGATTTTTCAGGATATTCATTTTCTGCCGCTGTCGATTGGTACGAACATTACTTTGAAGGAAAAGGCAGAATGGAATGAGGAAAAGTTGTGGGACTGCGTGAAGAAAGCGGGACTGACAGATAAAATTGACTCTTTGGATAAGGGACTGGATACGCCTTTGATCAAAAATGTAAATGAGAATGCGTGTGAGCTTTCGGGCGGACAAATGCAGAAGGTGCTGCTGGCAAGAGCTTTGTATAAAGAAGCGCCGGTTCTGATTCTGGATGAGCCTACGGCCGCGCTGGATCCGATTGCAGAGAATGAATTATATTTGCAGTACTGGGATTTAACAAAAGGACGGACTTCATTTTTTATTTCGCATCGTTTTGCCAGTACCCGGTTTTGTGATCGAATTGTACTGTTGGATGATGGGCGAATTACAGAGTCGGGAACTCATGAAGAACTGATGAAATTGGGCGGTAAGTATGCACAGATGTATGAAGTGCAGAGTCAGTATTTCAAGGAGAAGAAATGA